One Natrarchaeobaculum sulfurireducens genomic window carries:
- a CDS encoding proline racemase family protein — MIQIETFVDTLDTHTAGEPTRIVTGGFDRSQIRGGSVADQRDRFAESQDWLRELLMCEPRGHDDMFGAVPVDPASAEADLGLFFMDSRGYLDMCGHGTIGAVTALLETGQLEEKPTIIVETPAGLVRARPSIIDGRVAEVAIRNVDSFVYDTLTLTFTSGHETHTISLDVVFAGNVFALVNVNEVGMSVDPGHVDTFVEYGLEIRQKANDALNIRHPQTGRPHHISIVEFYEHRDGPDRNVVVFGEGQIDRSPCGTGTCAKMTLLHDANELAVDEPYRYESVIGTGFTGRILESTSSEGITVTTPEVSGTAHITGRHTFLCDERDDLLGFSLRD, encoded by the coding sequence ATGATACAAATTGAGACGTTCGTGGACACGCTCGATACACACACTGCGGGTGAACCCACCCGGATCGTCACGGGCGGTTTTGACCGTTCTCAGATCCGTGGTGGAAGCGTTGCCGACCAGCGTGATCGGTTTGCCGAGAGCCAGGACTGGCTTCGGGAACTACTGATGTGTGAGCCCCGCGGCCACGACGACATGTTCGGTGCGGTCCCGGTGGACCCAGCGAGCGCCGAGGCCGACCTCGGACTGTTTTTTATGGACAGTCGTGGCTACCTCGATATGTGCGGTCACGGAACGATTGGTGCCGTAACGGCACTGCTCGAAACGGGCCAGCTCGAAGAGAAGCCGACGATTATCGTCGAGACGCCCGCTGGACTGGTACGAGCTCGACCTAGCATCATTGACGGCCGCGTGGCCGAGGTCGCTATTCGGAACGTCGATTCGTTCGTCTACGACACACTGACTCTCACGTTCACCAGTGGACACGAGACACACACAATCTCACTCGATGTGGTATTTGCTGGTAACGTCTTTGCACTGGTCAATGTCAACGAGGTCGGCATGTCGGTTGATCCAGGGCATGTCGACACGTTCGTAGAGTACGGCCTCGAAATACGTCAAAAAGCGAACGACGCACTTAATATCCGACACCCACAAACCGGTCGGCCCCACCACATCTCGATTGTCGAGTTCTACGAGCATCGTGACGGTCCCGACCGAAACGTCGTCGTCTTTGGGGAGGGGCAGATCGATCGGTCACCCTGTGGGACCGGAACATGCGCGAAGATGACGCTGTTGCACGACGCCAACGAACTGGCCGTCGACGAGCCCTACCGATATGAGAGTGTAATTGGCACTGGATTTACCGGTCGGATTCTCGAGTCGACCTCTAGCGAGGGGATTACCGTAACGACCCCCGAAGTTTCGGGCACAGCACACATAACGGGACGTCATACGTTCTTATGCGATGAACGCGACGACCTTCTCGGATTTTCATTACGGGATTGA
- a CDS encoding sodium-dependent transporter yields MSNESAKTARAEWGTRFGFLMAMIGAMVGVGNIWRFPFVTGENGGGAFILAFLILLFLIMIPGLIAEVALGRYAGKGVIGSIREATGSGTAVGLGLIVIIVNIALMSYYSPVIGWTLYYMLHSFMFTFTGAEFEAGAFLGDLFADPLTMFALHTVVMGLIAAILYLGITKGVERVVVYAVPALVIALAAIAIRALTLPGASEGLAFTFNVEWEFLLMASTWQEALAQALFSTGLGWGIAITVGSYLREYDDVPLGGGVFTAVGEASIGVLAAFAIFPLVFAFGVDPATGAGLTFEALPQVFMEMSAGGLWAIVFFTGFFLAAITSGLVITEVGVTTVAEETRLSRGKAVLAVCGLIWLIGIPSAYSPDILEFGDDTFALWGLPLATIAILIAVGWFMGPEKLRVLSVNQNSGIYVGRWWNVAVKYVVPVVMAAIMVAFAIDFYGADIMIAGMVVIVLVPIVSFAVMKYVEGNREAPTTAEPTGGDD; encoded by the coding sequence ATGTCAAATGAGAGTGCAAAGACTGCAAGAGCGGAGTGGGGGACCCGGTTTGGTTTCCTGATGGCCATGATCGGGGCGATGGTGGGTGTCGGCAATATCTGGAGATTCCCGTTCGTCACCGGCGAAAACGGTGGCGGGGCGTTCATCCTGGCGTTCCTCATCTTATTGTTCTTGATCATGATCCCCGGGTTGATAGCCGAGGTGGCACTCGGTCGGTATGCGGGGAAGGGAGTAATCGGCTCGATTCGCGAGGCGACTGGAAGCGGGACGGCGGTCGGACTTGGCTTGATCGTTATCATCGTCAACATCGCCCTGATGAGCTATTACTCGCCGGTAATCGGATGGACGCTGTACTACATGCTCCACTCGTTCATGTTCACGTTCACCGGCGCCGAATTCGAGGCAGGGGCGTTCCTTGGTGACCTTTTTGCCGATCCACTGACGATGTTTGCGTTACACACCGTGGTTATGGGGCTGATCGCAGCCATCCTCTATCTCGGTATCACCAAGGGCGTTGAACGCGTCGTCGTCTACGCTGTTCCAGCGTTGGTGATTGCGCTCGCTGCCATCGCAATTCGTGCGCTGACTCTGCCTGGTGCAAGCGAGGGACTCGCGTTCACGTTCAACGTCGAATGGGAGTTCTTGCTTATGGCCTCAACTTGGCAAGAAGCGCTTGCTCAAGCACTGTTCTCGACCGGGCTCGGGTGGGGCATTGCGATCACAGTCGGGAGTTACCTCCGTGAGTACGACGACGTCCCACTCGGCGGGGGCGTCTTCACTGCTGTTGGCGAAGCGTCGATCGGTGTGCTGGCAGCGTTCGCCATCTTCCCACTGGTCTTCGCCTTCGGTGTCGACCCAGCGACGGGAGCCGGTCTGACTTTTGAAGCGCTGCCGCAGGTATTCATGGAGATGTCTGCCGGTGGTCTCTGGGCGATCGTCTTTTTCACCGGATTCTTCCTCGCAGCGATCACCTCTGGGCTCGTCATCACGGAAGTCGGTGTCACCACTGTTGCTGAGGAGACCCGTCTCTCTCGCGGCAAGGCCGTCTTAGCCGTGTGCGGGCTGATCTGGCTCATCGGAATCCCGAGTGCGTACTCGCCGGACATACTCGAGTTTGGTGATGACACGTTTGCCCTTTGGGGGCTGCCCCTGGCAACGATTGCGATTCTGATCGCTGTCGGCTGGTTCATGGGCCCTGAGAAACTCCGCGTGCTCTCCGTGAACCAGAACAGTGGTATCTACGTCGGCCGCTGGTGGAACGTCGCTGTGAAGTACGTCGTGCCGGTCGTGATGGCCGCGATCATGGTCGCGTTCGCGATCGACTTCTACGGTGCGGACATCATGATCGCTGGTATGGTTGTCATCGTCCTCGTGCCCATCGTGAGCTTCGCCGTGATGAAGTACGTCGAGGGGAATCGCGAAGCACCCACCACTGCGGAACCCACCGGGGGTGACGACTGA